One genomic region from Phragmites australis chromosome 1, lpPhrAust1.1, whole genome shotgun sequence encodes:
- the LOC133928972 gene encoding uncharacterized protein LOC133928972 has product MQQATGREVAGAAVPRPPGHHAADRPLPRPPGPYAAGRPVPRPPGPSAAPPWPYSAERHDPVPARRHRSSALASCLAAAAFLLLAAGGAGAALFLLFRPRPPDIAVAAVRLPSFAAANGTVAFTFEQTAVVRNPNRSPLAHFDSSLRVAYAGGELGSVYIPAGLIDGGRTKDMSASFAVPAFPAATQPPPGIAESAAQQQQPAAAPVIEVDSLLVVKGRVTVLRVLTHRVQAAKVCRVGVSPVDGKVVGFRC; this is encoded by the coding sequence ATGCAGCAAGCCACAGGGCGCGaggtcgccggcgccgccgtgcCCAGGCCACCGGGCCATCACGCAGCTGATCGCCCCTTGCCCCGGCCTCCGGGGCCCTACGCGGCGGGTCGCCCGGTGCCCCGGCCTCCGGGGCCCTCTGCAGCGCCGCCGTGGCCTTACTCGGCGGAGCGCCACGACCCCGtgcccgcgcggcggcaccgCTCGTCCGCGCTGGCGTCCTGCCTAGCGGCGGCCGCGTTCCTCCTGCTGGCCGCTGGCGGGGCCGGCGCGGCGCTGTTCCTCCTCttccgcccgcgcccgccggaCATCGCAGTGGCCGCCGTGCGGCTGCCGTCCTTCGCCGCGGCCAACGGAACCGTGGCCTTCACCTTCGAGCAGACCGCCGTCGTGCGCAACCCCAACCGCTCGCCGCTCGCGCACTTCGACAGCTCCCTCCGCGTCGCGTacgccggcggcgagctcggaTCCGTCTACATACCCGCCGGACTCATCGACGGGGGCCGCACCAAGGACATGTCCGCCAGCTTCGCCGTCCCGGCCTTCCCCGCGGCCACTCAGCCGCCGCCAGGGATCGCCGAGTCCgcggcgcagcagcagcagccggcggCTGCGCCGGTCATAGAAGTAGACTCGTTGCTGGTGGTCAAGGGGAGAGTCACGGTGCTGCGTGTGCTCACGCACCGGGTGCAAGCGGCCAAGGTGTGCCGCGTCGGGGTCTCGCCGGTCGACGGCAAGGTGGTCGGCTTCCGATGCTGA
- the LOC133929054 gene encoding 25.3 kDa vesicle transport protein SEC22-1, producing MVKLTMIARVTDGLPLSEGLDDGRDLKDADFYKQQAKLLFKNLSKGQHEASRMSIETGPYLFHYIIEGRVCYLTMCDRSYPKKLAFQYLEDLKNEFERVNGSQIETAARPYAFIKFDTFIQKTKKLYLDTRTQRNLAKLNDELYEVHQIMTRNVQEVLGVGEKLDQVSEMSNRLTSDTRIYAEKAKDLNRQALIRKYAPVAIVIGIVLMLFWVKNKIW from the exons ATGGTGAAGCTGACAATGATAGCGCGTGTCACTGATGGCCTTCCACTGTCGGAGGGGTTAGATGATGGTCGGGATCTGAAGGATGCTGACTTCTACAAGCAGCAAGCAAAACTGTTGTTCAAGAACTTGTCAAAAGGGCAGCATGAAGCATCAAGGATGTCAATCGAGACTGGACCATACCTTTTCCA CTACATAATTGAGGGCCGTGTGTGCTATTTGACAATGTGTGACCGTTCTTATCCAAAGAAACTTGCATTCCAGTATCTCGAAGATCTCAAAAATGAATTCGAGAGGGTCAATGGCAGCCAAATCGAAACTGCTGCAAGGCCGTATGCATTTATTAAATTTG ACACATTCATACAGAAGACCAAGAAACTGTATTTGGATACCAGAACCCAAAGGAACCTTGCCAAGTTGAATGATGAGCTCTACGAGGTGCACCAGATTATGACTCGCAATGTTCAAGAAGTTCTTGGTGTCGGTGAAAAGCTAGATC AGGTGAGCGAAATGTCCAATAGGTTGACCTCTGATACTAGAATTTATGCAGAGAAGGCGAAAGATCTCAATCGCCAG GCCTTAATTCGAAAGTATGCCCCTGTTGCTATTGTGATTGGGATAGTACTGATGCTCTTTTGGGTCAAGAACAAGATATGGTGA